A single genomic interval of Roseibaca calidilacus harbors:
- a CDS encoding Lrp/AsnC family transcriptional regulator, which produces MSDLDEKSHHILRILQREGRIPNLELADRVGLSPSACLRRVQDMERRGIITGYRAVVDPAKTGTGFVAYVTVGLSQHTKAAQAEFERLMRAAPQVRECHNITGTVEYLLRVEARDLPAYKHFHTEYLGAFPYLNTLTTMVVMGSPKDDRA; this is translated from the coding sequence ATGAGCGATCTGGACGAGAAATCCCACCATATATTGCGCATCTTGCAACGCGAGGGGCGCATCCCGAATCTGGAACTGGCGGACCGCGTGGGCCTGTCGCCCTCTGCTTGTTTGCGCCGCGTGCAGGATATGGAGCGCCGGGGCATCATAACCGGCTACCGCGCGGTGGTGGACCCGGCGAAAACCGGGACCGGCTTTGTTGCCTATGTGACCGTGGGCTTGTCGCAGCACACCAAAGCCGCGCAGGCAGAATTCGAGCGGCTGATGCGCGCCGCCCCGCAAGTGCGCGAATGTCACAACATTACCGGGACGGTCGAATATCTGCTGCGGGTCGAAGCGCGCGACCTTCCCGCCTACAAGCATTTCCATACAGAATATCTTGGTGCGTTCCCGTATCTGAACACACTGACGACGATGGTGGTCATGGGCTCGCCCAAGGATGACCGCGCCTGA
- a CDS encoding 5-(carboxyamino)imidazole ribonucleotide synthase: MTDILPQGATIGILGGGQLGRMLSVAASRLGYRCHVYDPGANPPAGDVCAQVTTAPWDDAAALRAFAASVDVITFEFENIPTATLDLLEAAKPIRPDRRALSVSQDRLTEKQFLRDLGLMTAPFLPVSDAASLTDAVAQIGTPAILKTRRMGYDGKGQARIMSAADAPNALAEVVGAEAILEGFVHFSHEVSVIAARGLDGQVAAYDPGENLHQDGILRQTTVPARLSGSQRADAVLLAGRILNALDYVGVMGVELFVTPQGLVVNEIAPRVHNSGHWTQNGCTVDQFEQHIRAITGLPLGDAGRHADVVMENLIGDDMDRVPELLAARDVALHLYGKTERRAGRKMGHANRVVGRG, from the coding sequence ATGACTGATATTCTGCCGCAAGGCGCAACCATCGGTATTCTGGGCGGCGGCCAGTTGGGGCGCATGTTGTCGGTGGCGGCCAGCCGATTGGGCTATCGCTGCCATGTGTATGATCCCGGCGCAAATCCGCCGGCGGGCGATGTCTGCGCGCAGGTCACGACCGCGCCATGGGATGATGCCGCGGCGCTTCGGGCCTTCGCGGCCTCTGTCGATGTCATCACCTTCGAGTTCGAGAATATCCCAACCGCCACCTTGGACCTGCTGGAAGCGGCCAAGCCCATTCGTCCGGACCGCCGCGCGCTGTCCGTGTCGCAAGATCGGCTGACGGAAAAGCAATTCCTGCGCGATCTGGGCCTGATGACCGCGCCGTTCCTGCCAGTGTCGGATGCGGCCAGCCTGACAGATGCGGTGGCGCAGATCGGCACACCTGCGATCCTGAAAACCCGCCGCATGGGCTATGATGGCAAAGGGCAAGCGCGGATCATGTCCGCCGCGGATGCGCCGAATGCGCTGGCCGAAGTGGTCGGGGCAGAGGCGATCCTTGAAGGGTTCGTCCATTTCAGCCACGAAGTGTCGGTCATTGCCGCGCGCGGTCTGGATGGCCAAGTTGCGGCCTATGATCCGGGCGAAAACCTGCATCAAGATGGTATCTTGCGCCAGACAACAGTCCCCGCGCGGCTGTCCGGATCGCAACGCGCCGATGCGGTGCTGCTGGCGGGGCGCATCCTGAACGCGCTTGATTATGTCGGCGTGATGGGGGTTGAGCTGTTCGTGACCCCGCAAGGGCTGGTGGTGAATGAAATCGCGCCGCGCGTGCATAATTCCGGCCATTGGACGCAGAATGGTTGCACCGTGGACCAGTTCGAACAGCATATCCGCGCGATCACCGGCCTGCCCTTGGGGGATGCAGGGCGCCATGCCGATGTGGTTATGGAAAACCTGATCGGTGACGACATGGACCGCGTGCCAGAGCTGCTGGCCGCGCGTGATGTGGCGCTGCACCTGTATGGCAAGACGGAACGCCGCGCCGGGCGCAAGATGGGGCATGCAAACCGGGTTGTGGGCCGCGGCTAA
- the parA gene encoding ParA family partition ATPase, translated as MAKGKVITVAQQKGGSGKTTLAVNLGVMLVRAGHSVAFLDTDPQGSLGRWFMTRHEAGRANGMEFSTSSAWGVGYEVGKLRDMADFVIIDTPPKADSDLRPALRAADLVLVPIASSHVDLWATDGVLDLARREGREVLLVLNRARAGTKLGAEISEAAKGLAADLAETQIANRVAYAASLGEGLGAAEGAANPALRTELEALLAEITRTLDAG; from the coding sequence ATGGCCAAAGGCAAGGTTATCACCGTCGCGCAGCAAAAAGGCGGATCCGGCAAGACCACGCTTGCGGTTAACCTTGGGGTCATGTTGGTCCGCGCCGGGCATTCGGTTGCGTTTCTGGACACCGATCCGCAAGGGTCTTTGGGACGTTGGTTCATGACCCGTCACGAGGCGGGTCGCGCAAATGGCATGGAGTTCTCGACATCCTCTGCTTGGGGGGTGGGCTACGAGGTTGGCAAGCTGCGCGACATGGCGGATTTCGTTATCATCGACACGCCGCCCAAGGCCGATAGCGATTTGCGCCCGGCTTTGCGCGCGGCTGATCTGGTGCTGGTGCCCATCGCGTCCAGCCATGTCGACCTTTGGGCCACCGATGGCGTATTGGATCTGGCCCGCCGCGAGGGGCGCGAGGTGCTGCTGGTGCTGAATCGCGCGCGCGCGGGCACCAAGCTGGGCGCAGAAATTTCGGAAGCCGCCAAAGGGCTGGCCGCCGATCTTGCCGAAACGCAGATCGCCAACCGCGTGGCCTATGCGGCCAGCCTTGGTGAAGGCTTGGGTGCCGCCGAAGGTGCCGCGAACCCCGCCTTGCGCACAGAGTTGGAAGCCCTGTTGGCCGAAATCACGCGCACGCTGGATGCGGGCTGA
- a CDS encoding DUF1850 domain-containing protein gives MTVWAIGRPVLAALFMALPAHASDALQAVTQDGHIVAELPFDGGEICLTWAHSVSGGAVADCFAARDGRLVLVGSFLHDYAAGLGEVANRGRVIPAEGGGYWIVEIDEPMPPDGLPLRVGPARVGHKLTGAAGVIDLSAIAENTRVTLRVRPE, from the coding sequence GTGACGGTTTGGGCAATCGGGCGGCCAGTTTTGGCCGCCCTTTTCATGGCCTTGCCAGCCCATGCGAGCGATGCGCTGCAAGCCGTCACGCAAGACGGGCATATTGTGGCCGAATTGCCCTTTGACGGGGGTGAAATTTGCCTGACATGGGCGCATTCCGTTAGCGGCGGGGCTGTGGCCGATTGCTTTGCCGCGCGCGATGGGCGGTTGGTTCTGGTCGGCAGCTTCCTGCATGACTACGCCGCCGGGTTGGGAGAGGTCGCAAACCGTGGCCGGGTCATTCCGGCAGAGGGTGGCGGCTACTGGATTGTCGAGATTGATGAACCTATGCCCCCCGACGGTCTGCCCTTGCGCGTTGGTCCTGCCCGGGTTGGCCACAAACTGACTGGCGCGGCGGGCGTGATCGACCTGTCGGCCATTGCAGAAAATACACGTGTAACCTTGCGGGTTCGTCCCGAATAA
- the yihA gene encoding ribosome biogenesis GTP-binding protein YihA/YsxC, with protein sequence MTALPFPLAPEADAQSLEQGRKLLTGQVEFLKGVVAMDGLPPDDRLEVCFAGRSNVGKSSLINALTGRRAIARTSNTPGRTQEINFFTAGDSHYLVDLPGYGFAKAPIPVVEKWQRLLKAYLSGRATLRRAFLLVDMRHGVKDVDAEIMRMLDSAAVTFQVVLTKADKIGTAARDKTLAQVREKLAKHPAAYPELVVTSSETGDGIANLRAIIAGLT encoded by the coding sequence ATGACCGCGCTGCCCTTCCCCTTGGCCCCAGAGGCCGATGCCCAAAGCCTTGAACAAGGGCGCAAGCTGCTGACCGGGCAGGTGGAATTCCTGAAAGGCGTGGTCGCCATGGACGGGCTGCCCCCGGATGACCGGCTGGAAGTGTGCTTCGCCGGGCGCTCGAACGTGGGCAAGTCCAGCCTTATCAATGCGCTGACCGGGCGGCGGGCCATTGCGCGCACCTCGAACACGCCGGGGCGCACGCAGGAAATCAACTTCTTCACCGCGGGCGACAGCCATTACCTTGTGGACCTGCCGGGTTACGGTTTCGCCAAAGCGCCCATCCCGGTTGTGGAAAAATGGCAGCGCCTGCTAAAAGCATACCTGTCGGGCCGCGCCACGCTGCGCCGTGCATTCTTGCTGGTTGACATGCGCCATGGCGTGAAAGACGTGGATGCAGAGATCATGCGCATGCTCGACAGTGCCGCCGTGACCTTTCAGGTGGTGCTGACCAAGGCCGACAAGATCGGCACCGCCGCGCGCGATAAAACGCTGGCCCAAGTGCGAGAGAAACTTGCCAAACACCCTGCCGCCTATCCGGAACTTGTCGTAACCTCGTCCGAGACTGGCGACGGCATTGCAAATCTGCGCGCCATTATCGCTGGTCTGACTTGA
- a CDS encoding methyltransferase domain-containing protein, producing the protein MTTVLHQERLAAVVSEVTRDQPTTVLDLGCGDGELMLRLAAMPGLSRLVGCDTCHGSLARLRQRLNGAELRLASVLDPPADLAGFDCAALVEVIEHLDPSHLSKLERAVCRTLRPAKIVVTTPNAEFNPLLGVPAHRFRHPDHKFEWPRAKFRTWAGRMAAAHGYDVTFADLGGQHPMLGGPSQMAVMRRR; encoded by the coding sequence ATGACAACCGTCCTGCACCAAGAACGCCTGGCGGCAGTCGTATCAGAGGTTACGCGCGACCAACCCACCACAGTTCTTGACCTTGGCTGCGGCGATGGAGAGCTGATGCTGCGGCTGGCGGCTATGCCGGGCCTGTCGCGGCTGGTGGGCTGCGATACCTGTCACGGCTCGCTTGCGCGGCTGCGCCAACGGCTGAACGGGGCTGAATTGCGGCTGGCCTCTGTATTGGATCCGCCGGCCGATTTGGCTGGGTTCGACTGTGCGGCATTGGTCGAGGTGATCGAACATCTGGACCCATCCCACCTGTCAAAGCTGGAACGCGCGGTGTGCCGCACCCTGCGCCCCGCCAAAATTGTCGTGACCACGCCCAATGCCGAATTCAACCCGCTTTTGGGCGTGCCCGCCCACAGGTTCCGCCACCCGGACCACAAATTCGAATGGCCGCGCGCAAAGTTTCGCACTTGGGCCGGGCGCATGGCAGCAGCCCATGGCTATGACGTGACATTCGCCGATCTGGGCGGGCAACACCCCATGCTTGGCGGGCCAAGCCAGATGGCGGTCATGCGCCGCCGCTAA
- a CDS encoding TAXI family TRAP transporter solute-binding subunit, with product MTFKATALVAAAALMAAPVAAQELSIATGGTGGVYFPYGGGLAEVISNHIDGASASAEVTGASVENVALIARGDSDIAIALADTVYGAYNGTGAFEGRQVGELRALASIYPNAVQIVTLADSGISSLDDLRGKRVSVGAPGSGTEVSAQTLLEANGITYDDFDEQRLNFNETADALRDGDIDAGFWSVGPPTSSILNLATTRDITLVPLSSDQIAAAIEVEATFAPYTLREGLYDGVDMAVATISTPNVLIVHADMDEELAYNITKAMYENVEELIAIHPAANDTTLEFSVAATPIPFHPGALRYLEEVGADVQDRQRP from the coding sequence ATGACATTCAAGGCAACGGCCCTCGTGGCCGCAGCGGCGCTTATGGCGGCACCGGTCGCGGCGCAGGAACTGTCTATCGCAACAGGCGGCACGGGCGGGGTGTATTTCCCCTATGGTGGCGGTCTGGCAGAGGTGATCTCGAACCATATCGATGGGGCATCCGCCAGCGCCGAAGTGACAGGGGCATCGGTCGAAAACGTGGCGCTGATCGCGCGCGGCGACAGCGACATTGCCATCGCATTGGCCGATACCGTTTATGGCGCCTATAATGGCACCGGTGCATTCGAAGGCCGTCAGGTCGGCGAATTGCGCGCTTTGGCCTCTATCTATCCCAACGCGGTGCAGATCGTGACATTGGCAGATAGCGGTATTTCCAGCTTGGATGACCTGCGCGGCAAGCGCGTGTCCGTCGGCGCACCGGGGTCAGGCACCGAAGTCAGCGCGCAGACATTGCTGGAAGCCAATGGCATCACCTATGATGACTTCGACGAACAGCGCCTGAACTTCAACGAAACCGCTGACGCGCTGCGCGATGGTGACATTGACGCAGGTTTCTGGAGCGTGGGCCCGCCCACCTCGTCCATCCTGAACCTTGCGACCACGCGCGACATTACGCTTGTCCCGCTGTCCAGCGACCAGATTGCCGCCGCGATCGAGGTTGAGGCGACCTTCGCCCCCTACACGCTGCGCGAAGGTTTGTATGACGGCGTGGATATGGCGGTTGCGACCATTTCCACCCCGAATGTGCTGATCGTTCACGCCGATATGGACGAGGAACTGGCCTATAACATCACCAAGGCGATGTATGAAAACGTGGAAGAGCTGATCGCCATTCACCCGGCCGCGAATGACACCACGTTGGAGTTCTCTGTCGCGGCAACGCCCATCCCCTTCCACCCCGGCGCGCTGCGCTATCTGGAAGAAGTGGGTGCGGATGTGCAGGATCGTCAGCGTCCGTGA
- a CDS encoding LysE family translocator, with protein MTFEIFAALLTFAFVTAVTPGPNNVMLMASGVNFGFRRTIPHMAGVALGHAFMVFLVGVGLMGAFISYPPLQMALKVVSALYMLWLAWKIATAVPPSGAKAEGNPLTFLQAAAFQWVNPKAWIISLAAVAIYAPDQQFGAVAWVALGFLSVGWLTTVIWTAVGVSLRRLLTRPSWLRLFNYTMAALLLASLYPVLFQG; from the coding sequence ATGACGTTCGAGATATTCGCAGCCCTTCTGACCTTCGCTTTCGTTACCGCCGTCACACCGGGGCCGAATAACGTTATGCTTATGGCCTCTGGCGTCAATTTCGGCTTTCGCCGCACCATTCCGCATATGGCGGGCGTGGCCTTGGGGCATGCTTTCATGGTGTTTCTGGTCGGCGTCGGGCTGATGGGCGCGTTTATCAGCTACCCGCCCTTGCAGATGGCGCTCAAGGTTGTCTCTGCGCTATACATGCTGTGGCTGGCATGGAAAATCGCAACCGCCGTACCGCCTTCGGGCGCCAAGGCCGAAGGTAACCCCCTGACCTTTTTGCAAGCCGCCGCGTTCCAATGGGTAAACCCCAAGGCTTGGATCATATCATTGGCGGCGGTGGCGATCTATGCCCCCGATCAGCAATTCGGCGCAGTGGCTTGGGTGGCTTTGGGGTTCCTGAGCGTTGGCTGGCTGACAACCGTCATCTGGACCGCTGTCGGGGTTAGCCTGCGCCGTCTGCTGACCCGCCCAAGCTGGCTGCGCCTGTTTAACTACACGATGGCGGCGTTGCTTCTGGCCTCGCTTTACCCGGTTCTGTTTCAGGGCTGA
- a CDS encoding YdcH family protein → MNAPHELSHEEVLRLKLEVFKRKHRDLDEAIAALQAQGPNTALTVQRFKKEKLILKDEIARIEDELTPDIIA, encoded by the coding sequence ATGAACGCCCCCCATGAACTGAGCCATGAAGAGGTGTTGCGCCTGAAACTGGAAGTTTTTAAGCGCAAACACCGCGATCTGGATGAGGCGATTGCCGCGCTTCAGGCGCAGGGGCCGAATACGGCCTTGACGGTGCAGCGTTTCAAAAAGGAAAAACTGATCCTGAAGGACGAAATCGCCCGGATTGAGGACGAACTGACGCCCGACATTATCGCCTGA
- a CDS encoding MOSC domain-containing protein, translated as MGWRLAHIFRHPIKAHGREGLDAVDLTEGRCLPMDRHWAVAHDAAMLMPGWNPCTNFTRGAKTSALQAINAAWDGARLTLTHPNLAPLSFDPETPEGEAAFLAWVRPLHDSSRAGPAKLVKAGRGMTDTDFESVSILNLASNAALGAQIGADLGLDRWRANLWLDGMDAWAECDLIGRELTIGAARLRVVEPIGRCRATMVDCATGQIDHDTLKALRTARGDTNFGVYATVIQSGPIRAGDSVEIAA; from the coding sequence ATGGGATGGCGGCTGGCGCATATCTTCCGCCATCCCATAAAGGCGCATGGGCGGGAGGGGTTGGACGCGGTGGACCTGACAGAGGGCCGCTGCTTGCCCATGGACCGGCATTGGGCGGTCGCGCATGACGCGGCCATGCTGATGCCGGGCTGGAACCCGTGCACGAATTTCACGCGCGGGGCCAAGACCTCTGCGCTACAAGCGATCAACGCGGCTTGGGACGGGGCGCGCCTGACGCTGACCCATCCTAACCTTGCACCGCTGAGCTTTGACCCCGAAACGCCAGAAGGCGAGGCCGCGTTCCTTGCTTGGGTGCGCCCGCTGCATGATAGCAGTCGCGCCGGCCCTGCCAAACTGGTCAAGGCCGGGCGCGGGATGACGGATACCGATTTCGAATCCGTTTCAATCCTGAACCTTGCGTCCAATGCCGCTTTGGGAGCGCAGATCGGGGCAGACCTTGGGCTGGACCGCTGGCGCGCGAACCTGTGGCTGGACGGGATGGACGCTTGGGCCGAATGCGACCTTATTGGCCGCGAATTGACCATCGGGGCCGCGCGTCTGCGTGTGGTGGAACCCATCGGCCGTTGTCGCGCCACGATGGTGGATTGTGCCACTGGGCAAATAGACCATGACACGCTGAAAGCCCTGCGCACCGCGCGCGGCGACACCAATTTCGGCGTTTATGCGACCGTCATCCAATCCGGCCCCATTCGTGCGGGCGATAGCGTGGAGATTGCCGCATGA
- the purE gene encoding 5-(carboxyamino)imidazole ribonucleotide mutase has protein sequence MAQVQVGIIMGSQSDWPTMREAAAILDELGVAYETRIVSAHRTPDRLWEYGRAAVSRGLQVIIAGAGGAAHLPGMMASKTRVPVIGVPVQTRALAGVDSLYSIVQMPRGYPVATMAIGGAANAGLMAAGILALQDAALADRLDAWRAALSESIPEVPTDD, from the coding sequence ATGGCGCAAGTGCAAGTCGGGATCATCATGGGCAGCCAGTCGGATTGGCCGACCATGCGCGAGGCGGCCGCAATTCTGGATGAGTTGGGCGTGGCCTATGAAACGCGCATCGTGTCAGCCCATCGCACGCCGGACCGCTTGTGGGAGTATGGGCGCGCAGCGGTGTCGCGCGGGTTGCAGGTGATTATCGCAGGTGCGGGCGGGGCGGCGCATCTGCCCGGCATGATGGCGTCGAAAACCCGTGTGCCAGTGATCGGTGTGCCGGTGCAGACACGGGCGCTGGCCGGGGTCGATAGCCTGTATTCCATCGTGCAGATGCCGCGTGGCTACCCGGTGGCGACCATGGCCATTGGCGGCGCGGCCAATGCCGGGCTGATGGCAGCGGGCATTTTGGCATTGCAGGATGCCGCGCTGGCTGACCGCTTGGATGCGTGGCGCGCCGCATTGTCCGAGTCCATCCCAGAGGTGCCCACGGATGACTGA
- the argB gene encoding acetylglutamate kinase, with protein MSQDWFATARTLSEALPYLQRYAGAIVVIKFGGHAMGDTDEMASFARDIVLMRQVGVNPVIVHGGGPMINEMLGKLNIQSDFVRGKRVTDAATMEVVEMVLSGMVNKRIVQAIQDEGGRAVGLSGKDGGMITCEADDPELGLVGRPVEIDTDLLHHLFTGGFIPVIAPLGMGQEGETYNINGDTVAGTIAAALKADRLLLLTDTAGVKDANGDVVTQLSPAHVRALTDQGVIAGGMIPKTETALTAIAGGVRAAVIMDGRAPNACLLELFTDHGAGSIIRDSDPLIQPMA; from the coding sequence ATGTCCCAAGATTGGTTTGCCACCGCTCGCACCCTGTCAGAGGCTTTGCCCTATCTGCAACGCTATGCGGGGGCGATTGTGGTCATCAAGTTTGGTGGCCACGCCATGGGCGACACTGATGAAATGGCCAGCTTTGCCCGCGATATCGTGCTGATGCGCCAAGTGGGGGTGAACCCTGTCATCGTGCATGGCGGTGGCCCGATGATTAACGAAATGCTGGGCAAGTTGAACATCCAGTCCGATTTTGTGCGCGGCAAACGCGTGACCGATGCCGCGACCATGGAAGTGGTCGAAATGGTGCTGTCGGGGATGGTCAACAAGCGCATCGTGCAGGCCATTCAGGACGAAGGCGGGCGCGCGGTGGGCTTGTCGGGCAAGGATGGCGGCATGATTACATGCGAGGCCGACGACCCCGAACTGGGCCTTGTGGGCCGCCCGGTCGAGATTGACACAGACTTGCTGCACCACCTGTTCACGGGCGGGTTCATTCCGGTAATTGCCCCCTTGGGCATGGGCCAAGAGGGCGAGACTTACAACATCAACGGCGACACTGTCGCAGGCACGATCGCCGCCGCGTTGAAGGCCGACCGGCTGTTGTTGCTGACCGACACTGCCGGGGTGAAGGATGCCAATGGCGATGTCGTCACGCAGCTTTCGCCCGCGCATGTGCGCGCACTGACCGATCAAGGTGTGATCGCGGGGGGCATGATTCCGAAAACCGAAACCGCGCTGACGGCAATTGCAGGCGGTGTGCGCGCGGCAGTTATCATGGATGGGCGCGCGCCGAATGCCTGCTTGCTGGAATTGTTCACCGACCATGGTGCGGGCAGCATTATCCGCGACAGCGATCCGCTAATCCAACCCATGGCCTGA
- a CDS encoding Hsp20 family protein, whose protein sequence is MSKLTFPSHPLLLGFDQLERLVERTARSSADGYPPFNIEVTGEHSFRITLALAGFGEDDLSITLEGRQLVVRGQQCDAGTEDRVFLHRGIAARQFQRVFALGDGVDVARAQLSDGLLHIDLKRLEPEETVQTIRIDRK, encoded by the coding sequence ATGAGCAAGCTCACCTTTCCCTCGCACCCGCTTTTGCTGGGGTTTGACCAATTGGAACGGCTGGTGGAACGAACCGCACGCAGCAGTGCAGACGGGTATCCGCCCTTCAACATAGAGGTGACGGGCGAGCACAGTTTCCGCATTACCCTTGCGCTGGCCGGGTTCGGAGAGGATGACCTGTCGATCACGCTGGAAGGCCGACAGCTTGTCGTGCGCGGCCAGCAATGTGATGCCGGGACCGAGGACCGCGTTTTCCTGCACCGGGGCATCGCGGCACGCCAGTTTCAGCGCGTCTTTGCCTTGGGCGATGGCGTGGACGTGGCGCGCGCGCAGCTGTCCGACGGGTTGCTGCATATCGACCTGAAACGCCTTGAACCGGAAGAAACCGTCCAGACCATCCGCATCGACCGCAAGTAA
- a CDS encoding SixA phosphatase family protein: MTLRLILSRHAKSDWDNPLDSDHTRPLSARGLDAAPRIGRWLAETGYLPGQALVSDAMRTRQTWDLIAQELPNAPAAAFDNFLYLAGPDVLMGRLRQASAPCVIVIAHNPGIAEFAHRLLAVPMAHPGFNGFPTCATLVAEFYAPDWAQLEFGTGRGVDFTVPRDLL, encoded by the coding sequence ATGACCCTGCGCCTGATCCTGAGCCGCCACGCCAAATCCGACTGGGACAATCCGCTCGACAGCGATCACACCCGCCCGCTCAGTGCGCGCGGGCTGGATGCCGCGCCGCGCATCGGGCGTTGGCTGGCGGAAACGGGGTATCTGCCGGGGCAGGCGCTGGTGTCGGACGCCATGCGCACCCGCCAGACATGGGACCTGATCGCGCAGGAACTGCCCAACGCCCCGGCCGCAGCTTTTGACAATTTCCTGTATCTGGCGGGGCCGGACGTGCTGATGGGGCGTTTGCGGCAGGCCAGTGCGCCTTGCGTTATCGTGATTGCGCATAACCCCGGTATTGCCGAATTTGCGCATCGGCTGCTTGCCGTCCCGATGGCGCATCCCGGCTTCAACGGGTTTCCGACCTGCGCCACGCTGGTGGCCGAGTTCTATGCCCCTGACTGGGCGCAGCTGGAGTTTGGCACCGGGCGCGGCGTGGATTTCACTGTTCCGCGCGACCTGCTTTAG
- a CDS encoding ferredoxin has product MGGLARMEQAAQAQALRVAGLVPEGRAPMPDGLRSIVLLAPDEPAFWPRFTQSPEYRDGAPDPMDRWSMRVIGALAEELGAQALFPFGTQPPHPFYTWALASGRVWSSPVQFLVGADAGLWASYRGALGLAEALAPLPEAAKPCDACAQPCATACPVAALTPAGYDLAACHAFLDTPAGQDCMTTGCAVRRVCPVSQALGRDPAQSAFHMRHFHR; this is encoded by the coding sequence ATGGGCGGGCTGGCCCGGATGGAGCAGGCCGCCCAAGCGCAAGCTTTGCGTGTTGCGGGGCTGGTGCCCGAAGGCCGTGCCCCCATGCCCGACGGGCTACGCAGCATCGTGCTGCTGGCCCCGGATGAACCCGCTTTCTGGCCCCGATTCACCCAAAGCCCGGAATATCGCGATGGCGCGCCCGACCCGATGGACCGCTGGTCCATGCGCGTGATTGGCGCTTTGGCCGAGGAGTTGGGCGCGCAGGCGCTGTTCCCGTTCGGCACGCAACCGCCGCACCCGTTCTACACATGGGCGCTGGCATCGGGCCGCGTGTGGTCCTCGCCCGTGCAATTCTTGGTGGGGGCAGATGCGGGGCTATGGGCGTCCTATCGCGGGGCCCTGGGCTTGGCAGAGGCATTGGCGCCTTTGCCCGAGGCCGCGAAACCTTGCGACGCCTGCGCGCAGCCCTGTGCGACCGCTTGCCCTGTGGCCGCGCTGACCCCGGCAGGATATGACCTTGCAGCCTGTCATGCCTTTCTGGACACGCCCGCCGGGCAAGATTGCATGACCACAGGTTGCGCCGTGCGCCGTGTCTGCCCGGTGTCGCAGGCGCTTGGCCGCGACCCGGCCCAATCCGCTTTTCATATGAGGCATTTCCATCGATGA
- a CDS encoding DUF1150 family protein, which produces MNTKFPNLHSTRPIAYVRPVQVADLPDDIRNQLGGVTEIYAIHHEEGDQLALVSNRTMAFVMARQNDFEPVSVH; this is translated from the coding sequence ATGAACACCAAATTCCCGAATCTGCACAGCACGCGGCCCATTGCCTATGTCCGGCCCGTGCAGGTCGCTGACCTGCCCGACGACATCCGCAACCAGCTTGGCGGCGTGACAGAGATTTATGCGATCCACCATGAAGAGGGCGACCAACTGGCGTTGGTGTCGAACCGCACCATGGCATTCGTCATGGCCCGCCAGAACGATTTCGAACCCGTCAGCGTGCATTGA